In Ruegeria sp. YS9, the genomic window TCATGCGGATCGAAGGGATGGGGTATTTCGACCCCGACATGATCACTTTTTACGGATCTGACGGAACCGGGGCCCGCACGCAATTGGTGCAGCATGTCAGCCAGTTGAACGTGATGCTGCGCGCCCTGCCCAAATCGGTCGAGGACAAACCCGCCAACCGCATCGGTTTCCGTCTGGCGGCGGATCTGGAAGACAGCTGACTTGCAATTCACGCTTGCGCGCCTTTGAATGACTGCATCAGTCCGGAGGCGCCCACGTGACAAGATTTTTTCAAGCAGTAACACATGCCTATGCAGGTGCCTGGGAACGGCGCCGGGTCTTTGTGCCAATCTATATCGCTGTGCGCTTGCTGCTGGTGGCGCTGATCGCGCCGGGTGTGGCTGTGGCTGTCAATCTGGCGGTCTCTCTGTCAAATCAGACCGCTCTGACCGATCAGGACATTGCGATGTTCCTGCTGTCTCCGGCAGGGTTCATCGCGGGTGTTGCGGTGCTCAGTCTGTTCTTGCTGGCCGAGGTGCTTGTGTTCGCGGTCATGGCCGGGTCCTTGCGTATGGGAGAAAATGACCCCTGGCGCGCAGGCAGCGCGGCACTGGCACTGAACCTGTCCCGCTTTCCGGCGCTGTTCGGATTTGCCGTTCGGTTCATCCTGCGCGTTCTGCTGCTCGCCTTGCCGTTTGTGGCCATCGCGGGGTTGATCGCATGGTGGACGCTGACGGAATATGACATCAATTATTACCTGACATTCCACCCTCCGGCCTTTCAGGTGGCCGTGGTTCTGATCGGACTTGTCGTTCTTGCGTTGGCATGGGTGTTGATCCGCCGACTGTCGGGATGGGCGCTGGCGTTGCATCTGGTCCTGTTCGAGGGGGCCTCACCACGCGGAGCATTCGCGAAAAGCGAACAAAAGATGGAAGGCAAGCGCGGGCGTTTGAAGATCGAGCTTGCCCTTTGGCTGGGACTGCGGCTTGTGATTGCGGCTTTGATTGCGGCGGTGGCCAGTCTGTTGTTTGCGGTTGTGCCCTTGCAGGAAGGCGGCAGCCTCAGACTGGCATTGATCCTCAGCCTGATCATTGCGGGGCTTTGGTCCCTGACGGGCTTGGTTCTGGCGGCCACGGCGCTGGGCGCATTGGCGGTCTTGCTGGACGGTTTCTTTGAAGCTGAGACCAAGGACGTTCCCCATCCCGAACCCCGAAGGATCCGCGTGCCGGTTCTTGTCACTGTCGCGGCGGCCTTGGCCGCGTTGGGCGTTGGCTTCTGGCTTGGGCAAAGCTTGCTGGAACGCGTGCAGGCGCCGGATCAAGCCGAGGTCATCGGCCATCGGGGCGCTGCGGCTTTGCGACCTGAAAACACAATGGCCTCGGTCCTGAAAGCGATAGAAGATGGTGCGGACTGGGTTGAGATAGACGTTCAGGAAACGGCGGACGATGTGGTTGTCGTGGCCCATGACAGCGATTTCATGAAATTGGCCGGCGTCAACCTGAAGGTCTGGGATGCGACCATGCAGGATGTGGCTGATATCGACATCGGAAGCTGGTTCGGACCGGAATACGCCGCAGAGCGGACCCCGACCCTGCGAGAGGTACTGGAAGCGGCCAAAGGTAAGTCGAAGGTTCTTATCGAGTTGAAATATTATGGTCACGACGTCGATCTGGAAAATCGGGTGATCGGCCTTGTCGA contains:
- a CDS encoding glycerophosphodiester phosphodiesterase, which encodes MTRFFQAVTHAYAGAWERRRVFVPIYIAVRLLLVALIAPGVAVAVNLAVSLSNQTALTDQDIAMFLLSPAGFIAGVAVLSLFLLAEVLVFAVMAGSLRMGENDPWRAGSAALALNLSRFPALFGFAVRFILRVLLLALPFVAIAGLIAWWTLTEYDINYYLTFHPPAFQVAVVLIGLVVLALAWVLIRRLSGWALALHLVLFEGASPRGAFAKSEQKMEGKRGRLKIELALWLGLRLVIAALIAAVASLLFAVVPLQEGGSLRLALILSLIIAGLWSLTGLVLAATALGALAVLLDGFFEAETKDVPHPEPRRIRVPVLVTVAAALAALGVGFWLGQSLLERVQAPDQAEVIGHRGAAALRPENTMASVLKAIEDGADWVEIDVQETADDVVVVAHDSDFMKLAGVNLKVWDATMQDVADIDIGSWFGPEYAAERTPTLREVLEAAKGKSKVLIELKYYGHDVDLENRVIGLVEELGMQNDVATMSLKYPAVQKMEKLRPDWRSGVLAATAIGDLSGLEGEFVAVNAGMVTPGLIRKVQDAGKDIYVWTVNDPLQMSRMASMGVDGLITDRPAMANEVLRVRAEMGPGERLLLWLATTFGLQVDTEAMRDESP